The genomic stretch CTTGGGCGGGATGTAGTTCAAAGCCCTGTCCGAGAAAGTCAGAAGTCCAACGCGATCGTTGTTGTTGATGGCAGAAAGAGCCAGTATCGCGCAGAGCTCGGCCGCGACCTCCGACTTCAGCTTCTCCCCTGAGCCAAAACCCAGCGAGTCGCTCACATCAACCACCAGCACGACAGTGAGCTCGCGCTCCTCGCGATGTTTCTTCACGAAAAGCTCCCCCATCCTGGCGGTAACATTCCAGTCGATGGTGCGGATGTCGTCGCCCGGCACGTACTCTCGCACCTCCTCGAACTCCATCCCACGCCCCTTGAAAACGCTCTCATACTGGCCGGAGAACACGTCATCCACGAGGCGCCGCGCACGTATCTCTATCAGCCGAACCTTCTCAAGAATCTCTCGTGGGATCATTCGTCTCGAAACCTAAGGTCAGAACTCCTCAAAGGACCTGCGCCCAAAGACCATCACTTGATCTTGCAATAGCTGAGCCATTGAATAGTATCTCGGTAATGCAACAGTGCCGATATGTCAGCACTCAGAGGACTCGCTTGCGAATCGCTCAATGACTAACAATGACTAACGCTAGATTAACAAAACTCAGAAACATTCTCCTCGTTGGCCTTTTGGCTGCCGCGTTGTGCTCGTGCCGGAAAGAGGAAGGCAAGCCTCGGCCGACGGTTGTCCCGCTTGATGTCAAGCTCTCGGTTACGTCCGACAGGGCAGCAGTGATGACAGATTCGCTTCTCACGATGAGCTTTGCCTGGGAAACAGGCCGGGCTTTTGTCCAGCCGAAGGGGGAGCTGTGGGTGCAGGTGCGCTTCGTGGACGTGGGCGGCAACCTCCTTTGGGAAACGAGTCATCTGCCAGAGCCACCCATGCTCAAATGGCGGCCAAGCCAGCTGGTGCAGTACAACAAGACGTTTTACGTGCCTCCAATAGGGGCAGAGACGCCGGCGCAGGTTCTGATCGTTTTGCGGGACGAGAAGGCCCCGAACGTCCGGTTCGTCATCTCAGAGCCAAAAGGAAGCCCTGAGGCTCCGTGGATGGCCCCGGCCGGGCGACTTCAGATTCGGCCACGACCCTCGCTGCTGGAATCACCGTCCCGGGCCAACATCGTGTTGGTCTCAGGATTCTATCCCGTTGAGCAGCAAGACAAGCTGCAATGGCGCTGGACCGGCAAGGTGGCGAAAGCCAAGCTCGAGCGGCAGAACCGACGTGGCATTCTGTTCCTTTCGGGGCAGGTCAACCTTGAGCGCCTCAATACGCTCCCGACGATAACGGTCTTTGTTGGGGATAAGGTCAAGGCCAGCTTCACCCCCGACCGCGACACCAGCAGCTTCCAGCGCAAAATCATCGTGCCCGACGAGGAGTTCGGCGACAGCAATTGGCTGGACGTTACGATCGAGACAAGCGAGACGTTTGTGCCTAGCAAGGTAACGGACAGCACCGATACCAGGGAGCTTGGCATCAAATTGACGAAGATGTACTTTGGGCCGGCCGAGGCATGATGCCTCCGGGCTATCAGCAGTGGGTTGTAGGTTTGCGCCGGGCCTTGCAGCCTACCGTTGCCTGCTCGGGCTGAAATGGAAGCGATTCGCAGAAATAGATAAGGCCGGATAGGACAGAGGCATGAAAGAGGCGAAGGGCATCGGCTTCGTCGGGCTTGGAAGGGTAGCCTCAGCGCTCGCCAGTGGATTCGATCGAGCAGGTCTTACCATCTCGCCCAGCTTCGACATAAGCGCCGAGAAGCTGCGCGCTTGGCGCGAGCTCGGCTTTTCGGCGGCCGAAACGCTGAAGCAGGCCGCGGGGGCCGGGGAGGTCCTGTTCATAACGACTACGGACGATGCGATTGACTCGGTCGCAGAGCAGCTCAGCAACGTGGCAGAGACACGGACGTTGAAAGCTGTCTTCCACACGAGTGGAGCAAGGCCAGCAAGCATCCTGTCGCGAGTTGCGCAACAGAACATCGATTACGGCTGCATCCATCCAGTGATGAGCTTCTCTGGCGATGCCAACGACGCCGATAGGCTCCGCGGCTGCACTTTCTGCGTCGAGGCCGGCACAAAAGCAGGAGCCAGAATGGCAGAGAACCTGTGCGAGCAGCTGGGCGGCGAGGTCATCATGCTCTCAAGTGAGGCAAAGGTTGCGCATCACATCGCCTGCTCCATTGCCTCCAACTTCGCGGTGCTGCTGATGGACGAGGCCCGGAGCGTGCATAGAAGGGCCGGCGTGACGAGCGAGGCGAGCCTGGCCATGCTCGGGCGGCTTGCTCAAGCAGCGGTCCAAAACACGGCCAAACTTGGCCCAGAGGCGGCGCTTACAGGTCCGTTTGCACGAGGCGATGCTGCAACAGTCGAATCCCATGTCCGCTGGCTCAAGCAGAACATGCCCGAGCTACTCGATCTCTACACAACGCTCGGCCGAAGGACGGTCAAGCTCGCACTCCGCGCCCACCGCATCACCCTCGGGCAGGCGGATGCGCTCCTGAAAAGGCTCTCTATAGGACTCGACCAACAATCCTGAGGCAGATTCTGTCCGGCCTACGTCTCGCGTTGTTGTGTTAGGCTCTCTCTGCAATGCGAAACACGAGAGTAGAAAAGCTTTTGGCGGTGTTTGGCCCCCAGACGATTGCCTACTTGATGGGGGCCATCTCGCTCGTCTGGGTGCTTGCGCCAATCCACCTCGTTTGGCTGCCTGGCCCCAGCGACCTGATGTTGAGAAGGTCCCTGCTTCCACTCGGCTTCCTGCTCATCACGGCGCTCAATTCGCAAGCAGCGAGATTTGAGCTAATTGCGCGCAAAGGGCCAGCGGTCTGGCTCGACACTGCCAGCTACATCATTCTGCTTGCTGTTCTTCGTCCTATTCGTTCGATCAGCGGCTCACAGAGCCTTCCCGTAGGGCTGAGCGTCCTGTTCCTCGGCGTGGTCGTCGCCAAGTCTGCGGTCCTGTTCGCAGCCATTTACAGAGCGCTCCACAGAGGCCCCACGGCGATCGAGCCGAGCCGATCGCTGCCGGCGTCCCCTGGCCCGCGACTCAGGAGGCGCATCCTGACTTGCATGTTTCTGACGGGGTTGTCGTTCTGCCTTCTGATGGGATTGCACGCTGCCGCCAAGATGTGCACGCAGCCGGACGAGCCCTTCTATCTCCTGATCGCTCAGAGCATAATCCACGATGGCGACCTCGACCTGAACAACAACCTCGAGGCGCGGGAATATGCGCCTTACTATCCGGGAACGCTCCTGCCTCAGCGAGATGTGAACGAGAAGGGGGAGTATATCTCCAGACACGGCGTCCTGTTCGCAGCGCTGCTAGTCCCATTCTACGCCTTGTTCGGACGCGTGGGGGCGATGGCGCTCTCGTGCCTCGCCTACGCCGCCTTCAGCGTGCTCCTGTTCTCAGTTTGCGAGCGCGAGACCGGCAGCCGAAGGGCGGCATTTTGGACGTGGACCATTGCCCTGGTCGCAACACCAGGGCTTACCTACTCCACGCAGATATACCCCGAATCGCTCGCCTGCCTGCTGATCATGCTGCTCTTGACGGCTGCCCTGCGCCGCCCAACCGGCTGGCTTGCGGTCGGCGGCCTGGCCGCAGCCGTCATCTTGCCCTGGCTCAAGGCGAGATATGCTCTGGTCGGGCTCCCACTTCTTGTTCTCTGGCTTCTGGGTATTATGCGGACAAGAGAGAAGCCGGCCGGAGCTCGCGCAGGGTCCGGGCGTCGCAGGACCGCGGCGGCGGTTCTCTTGGGGACCCTCGGCTCGCTCGTTTTGGCCCTACTGTTTCATAGGACAGTGGCGTTTCGCCTCTTCGGAGCGATGAATCTCGACGATGTTTTGCATCTTCAGTGGTCGAGATGCTGGTATAACCTCTTTGCACTGTTTCTTGACTTCCAATACGGACTCTTGGTCTATTCGCCGGTGTTTCTGTTCGCACTGTGGGGCTTCTTGGTCATGCTTAGGCGTAAGCGCTATTGCGCTGAAATCAGCACCACAGAGACACAGAGACAGGGAGAAAAAAATGGAAGCTTCAGGCGCAGGCCGCGTCTCGTAGGGATCACAGCGTGCAGCACCGCCGGGTACCTGCTCGCTCTCTCAACTCTTGGCTGGTGGTTTGGCGGCGGCTGCCCTCCGGGTAGGTATCTCGTCTGCCTGTTGCCGATACTCCTTCTTAATGTTTCGTTTGGCCTGACGTTCTCGCGAGGACTTCTGGCTCGCTCTTTGCTCGCGCTATCCTGCACATACACAGCTTTGATGTCCTTCTCGATGGCTCTGTTCCCCATCGATCGGTATATGGTCCCGGGCTCGCATAACCTCGCGTTAGCAAGGCTGCTGGCAAAGGCCAGGCCGCCCCTAGAGCTCGTGCCATCCTTCATAAGATGCAACGCCGCAAGCTACGTCTCCATAGCAATCTTTGTGGCCGCAATATCCGCGCTATTTGCCCTCGCCAAAAAGTCGCACTGAGCCCGAGCAACAAGCGGTTAGCGCTGCCTCACAACACCCCCAGTAATCAGATCGATCGTTTCTGAGGTTGAGCTCTGAAGCTGGCTGGCAGATAGGCACGGGAGTTCATGTTGAAAGCCGAGTTGCTGCTTCTTTCAGTTAACGGGTGCGAACGAGGGGTGCAGGCTGTAATCCCCGGCAGGGGATACCGTGGGTAGCCGTGCGTGCAACGCAACGGGGAGGTTAGAAAGGAGGGGGATTGTGGCGCTATTCGCACCGTCAGGCTACGCCTGCGGCTACCCATGGTCTGCCCTTCGGGCAGGAGCTTCTGCCCTCCATCCGCGAGGCCGCCGCGACGTTTCCCGCTCCAATCAGATTATCGGGGCGACAAGCGCAGCTTGACACCTGCGCAGCAATTGGTAATAATGAAACGAAGCGGGTGGAGTGAGCTTCAGAAAGCGGTGAATGCAAACGGGCCGGCGAGGGTCGGTTTCAATCACAGCCTTCCAAAGAATCTTGCTCCCTTGCTCGGATGTTTTCTGCGTCAACGGGCATTGCCCGAGAACTACTGTGAAGCGAGAGGAGAACAGATGGCACCGAACAGCACGTATGAGGCGCCCAAGGTCATCACGCTTGATTCTCAGAGGATCATGTCGGCCCTTGGCCCCTCGCTGTCATGCACAGGCTTCGGCGGCGCTGTGGATTGCTGAGGCTGGAGGCGATCGTGCTGCGTAACTTCAATGCGGCTATGTCGCTAGAAATTGATTAAGGGAGAGAAAAGTGAAAACTGGTTTGATAGTTTTGGTATTTGCTCTCGCTCTCGTCGGCGGTTGGGCAACTGCTGACGACATCCTCGTCGAGCTCACTGCCGGGCAATACACGATAGAGGACACCGATGCCGGGGAGATCATCCACATGGATGCTTGCGGGTCTGTGGGCAGTCCGGGCTCGCCTGCGCTTCCGTTGAAGGTCTATCAAGTTGCGTTGCCCCCTGACGTTGTGTGGGATTCGCTCTCGGTTTCTGTTGTCCAGAAGACTGATGAGTCTGTTCCGGGGGACTACAACATCGCGCCGGCTCCGCCTCGTAGGGTTCTAGATGGTGAAGGCGATTGGGAGTGGGGCGATGCTACGAACGTCGTCAACGGGAAAGACATGGACATCTATGGGCAGAATGCGTTCTGGCCAGCGGTCTCAGCCGAGCTTCACGGCAAAGCTCAGATGCGCAAGTGGAAGTTCGTAAACATCGCTTTCTATCCATTCAAGTACAACCCTGTCACGAAACAGATCGTTCTGTGCAGAAGTGCATCGGTCAAAATAGAGATGACACGCGACCCAAATCTAGTTGACGAGCGCCTGCTGGGCGACTCGATGATGGATGGGAAGGCTGGCACGAAGTTCGTGAATTATCAGGCGGCTAGAGCTTGGTATAACAAGGGTGGCATGATTCCGCTGGGCGATGCCTCTTATGATTATGTGATCATAACTACCGAGGCGATTTACGCCGGCAGCAGCAAACTTGGGGACCTCAAGACGCACCTCGAGAATCTCGGACACACGGTTCTGATCGTCACCGAGAGCCATAGCTACGGCGACGCAGATGCGGCCGGCGGATACGGTGCCAAAACTGGCCAGGCGCCGAACGGGACGGACGACAAGGTCAGGAAGTGGCTCGAGGACAACTACTACTCGCCTCCGAACGGGTATGGCATAGTCTATGTCCTGCTGATCGGGGGCCCCTCGGCGAACGGCGACCTCCCGATGAAAACATGCTATCCGGGCACGGGCTACGCTGTCCCCACAGACTACTACTTCGCAGACCTGACCGGGGACTGGGATTCGGACGGCGACGAGAAGTTCGGGGAGAATGGCGATGACGACGTGGACTTCGAGCCAGAGGTTTACGTGGCTCGCATCCCTGTCTATAACGCCGCCTACTCCACCCTGGATGCGATCATCCAGAAGGAGATCGATTACGATACGGCCAGCGGTGATCTTGATTGGCGGCTCGACGTTCTGTTTCCGCTCTCGTTCCCATGGGACGGGACCGACCCCTCCTATTACTCGCACGACATGGAGACCCAGTATCTGACCAGCAGACACTTCTCAACGTATGGGATGTATGAGGATTACAATTCCTATTGCTCCAGTGCCTACACCCCGGATGAGGTCCTTGACGGCGGCACGGGCGCCGGAACCTTATACAACCGGTGGACGCAACATCCTTACGGCATGGTCTGGTGGTTTGGACACGGCAACTGGTCAGAGACGGTCGT from bacterium encodes the following:
- a CDS encoding DUF2520 domain-containing protein, producing the protein MKEAKGIGFVGLGRVASALASGFDRAGLTISPSFDISAEKLRAWRELGFSAAETLKQAAGAGEVLFITTTDDAIDSVAEQLSNVAETRTLKAVFHTSGARPASILSRVAQQNIDYGCIHPVMSFSGDANDADRLRGCTFCVEAGTKAGARMAENLCEQLGGEVIMLSSEAKVAHHIACSIASNFAVLLMDEARSVHRRAGVTSEASLAMLGRLAQAAVQNTAKLGPEAALTGPFARGDAATVESHVRWLKQNMPELLDLYTTLGRRTVKLALRAHRITLGQADALLKRLSIGLDQQS
- a CDS encoding C25 family peptidase propeptide domain-containing protein; this encodes MKTGLIVLVFALALVGGWATADDILVELTAGQYTIEDTDAGEIIHMDACGSVGSPGSPALPLKVYQVALPPDVVWDSLSVSVVQKTDESVPGDYNIAPAPPRRVLDGEGDWEWGDATNVVNGKDMDIYGQNAFWPAVSAELHGKAQMRKWKFVNIAFYPFKYNPVTKQIVLCRSASVKIEMTRDPNLVDERLLGDSMMDGKAGTKFVNYQAARAWYNKGGMIPLGDASYDYVIITTEAIYAGSSKLGDLKTHLENLGHTVLIVTESHSYGDADAAGGYGAKTGQAPNGTDDKVRKWLEDNYYSPPNGYGIVYVLLIGGPSANGDLPMKTCYPGTGYAVPTDYYFADLTGDWDSDGDEKFGENGDDDVDFEPEVYVARIPVYNAAYSTLDAIIQKEIDYDTASGDLDWRLDVLFPLSFPWDGTDPSYYSHDMETQYLTSRHFSTYGMYEDYNSYCSSAYTPDEVLDGGTGAGTLYNRWTQHPYGMVWWFGHGNWSETVVGNSDSSSDCYRGTMFYYTWCPSLDVDDTHPAFTFQISCSNGQPSASGNLGYSLLKNGAINTASASNSSYGYSGNFYYTRRYGSSQDIGYYYAEGLTDYSGANGPCAKAYYEANAYLSGYDSDEYAWHNYFVYNLYGCPHTQIYGDGNNYIKLDSFEAKARRDKITLTWQTGTEIENAGFLLYRTVGDGNFRLVSGFITAQGSASAGASYSFVDGDVSRGVNYCYYLLDVDTSGKWTPHGPACAKVTLRGLLEPMVVSQEVAAIK